A single genomic interval of Aureliella helgolandensis harbors:
- the cbiE gene encoding precorrin-6y C5,15-methyltransferase (decarboxylating) subunit CbiE, translating into MSDKITIIGIGDDGVDGLTRQAHDTISQAQLLLGPSNLLAKFEHTGQSQLPLSADLEEMAATISAATETPIVILTSGDPLFYGTARFLCEKLGKDRFEVLPHVSSMQLAFARVKESWDEAYLTNLATQSLPRVVQRIRSAEKVGLFTTEQTPPAKLAQSLLDQGIDYFTAYICENLGSPDERVTRGLLPEIAQQSFGGLNVMVLVRHPDVPDRPSGLKGKRLFGNHDECFLQSRPKRGLLTRSEVRVIALSELNLCSQSVVWDIGAGSGSVAIEAAQLAPEGSVYAIEMDPEDYNLLIENSKTFGTDNLTPILGEAPDAWRDLPSPDAVFVGGTGRAVVGLIEAVWPRLRSGGRLVINVASLDNLTAIEAALKALNGEPQIMMVNISRSQQQMDHIRLESSNPSFLVTAVKANTDH; encoded by the coding sequence CAGTTGCTGCTCGGCCCATCCAATTTGCTGGCCAAATTCGAGCACACCGGACAATCCCAGTTGCCTCTGTCTGCGGACCTGGAAGAGATGGCCGCCACAATCTCTGCCGCGACTGAAACCCCGATTGTCATCCTGACCAGTGGCGATCCGTTGTTTTATGGAACGGCTCGCTTTCTGTGTGAGAAGCTTGGCAAAGACCGCTTTGAGGTATTGCCGCACGTCAGCAGTATGCAATTGGCGTTCGCGAGAGTGAAAGAGAGCTGGGACGAAGCTTACCTCACTAACCTGGCGACCCAATCGCTCCCCCGTGTTGTCCAACGCATTCGCTCGGCGGAAAAAGTCGGCTTGTTTACGACCGAACAAACACCTCCAGCGAAACTTGCACAGTCCTTGCTGGATCAGGGGATCGATTACTTCACGGCCTATATCTGCGAGAACCTAGGGTCTCCCGACGAACGCGTGACGCGAGGCTTGTTGCCCGAAATCGCACAACAGAGCTTTGGCGGCCTAAATGTGATGGTGTTGGTGCGACACCCGGATGTACCCGATCGCCCCTCTGGTTTGAAAGGCAAGCGATTGTTTGGCAACCATGACGAATGCTTCCTGCAAAGCCGGCCCAAACGTGGCTTGCTCACGCGGAGCGAAGTCCGTGTGATTGCACTTTCGGAACTCAACCTATGCTCCCAGAGTGTCGTTTGGGACATTGGTGCCGGGAGCGGATCGGTGGCGATTGAAGCCGCCCAACTGGCTCCCGAGGGCAGCGTCTATGCCATCGAAATGGATCCGGAAGATTACAACTTACTGATTGAAAACTCAAAGACCTTTGGCACCGACAACTTGACTCCAATCCTAGGGGAAGCCCCGGATGCCTGGCGAGATTTACCGTCTCCGGACGCCGTGTTTGTCGGTGGCACGGGGCGGGCCGTCGTGGGCCTTATCGAAGCGGTCTGGCCACGCCTCCGCAGTGGTGGACGTCTAGTGATCAACGTTGCCAGTCTCGATAATTTGACTGCCATTGAAGCCGCCCTGAAGGCATTGAACGGCGAACCGCAAATCATGATGGTCAACATCTCGCGGAGCCAACAACAAATGGACCATATCCGCCTGGAGTCGTCGAATCCATCCTTTTTGGTAACTGCAGTTAAGGCGAATACCGACCATTAG
- a CDS encoding TIM barrel protein — translation MYKNLNPELLGISGRQSEIIELALTYGFRGIDIDIDDIVKRCQRGSFESASRFLVSSKLEASCFDAPIDLDADEETFTARAALLNGVAEIAQRIHAKVAVVSLPGATDRLPYPEYFDVVRKRVDQIAELFGKENVRLALTFSPQSSATSDKQFKFVQDVEGFTALLRACTSSNVGIVFDSWVWHIGGGTDAHLETIGLDKVAAIRLSDCREGVEAAAATDDDCLIPSLEGVIDNVGYMRKFAEAGLQLPVAARGVLAESGGTRDSLISATQDALVQIFEAAGLPSNTRKPEMFANTGYSNYNRE, via the coding sequence ATGTACAAGAATCTTAATCCAGAGCTACTAGGTATTTCTGGCCGTCAAAGTGAGATCATCGAACTGGCTTTGACATACGGTTTCCGTGGAATTGACATCGATATCGACGACATTGTCAAAAGGTGCCAACGTGGTTCCTTTGAGAGCGCATCGCGGTTTCTGGTGAGCTCCAAACTGGAAGCCTCCTGCTTCGACGCTCCGATTGACTTGGACGCCGACGAAGAAACCTTTACCGCTCGCGCAGCGCTCCTCAACGGCGTGGCGGAAATTGCACAGCGAATCCATGCCAAAGTGGCTGTCGTCTCTCTACCTGGGGCCACCGATCGACTCCCTTACCCGGAGTACTTCGATGTGGTCCGCAAGCGGGTTGACCAAATTGCCGAGCTATTTGGTAAGGAAAACGTCCGCCTGGCACTGACATTCTCGCCACAGTCGAGCGCAACCTCCGACAAGCAATTCAAGTTCGTGCAAGACGTCGAGGGCTTTACAGCCCTACTGCGGGCGTGCACTTCATCCAACGTTGGAATCGTGTTTGATTCGTGGGTATGGCACATCGGTGGCGGTACCGACGCCCACCTTGAAACCATCGGCCTGGACAAAGTGGCTGCAATTCGCCTGAGCGACTGCCGCGAAGGCGTAGAGGCAGCGGCGGCCACGGACGACGATTGCCTGATCCCATCACTTGAGGGTGTGATCGACAATGTCGGATACATGCGAAAGTTTGCTGAAGCTGGACTGCAATTGCCTGTTGCCGCCCGCGGCGTGCTGGCCGAAAGTGGCGGAACACGAGATTCTCTGATCAGCGCTACCCAAGACGCGCTCGTTCAAATCTTCGAAGCTGCCGGTCTGCCTAGCAATACCCGCAAGCCCGAAATGTTCGCCAACACCGGTTACTCGAACTACAACCGCGAATAG
- a CDS encoding response regulator transcription factor, translating to MAEATQATRLIKDRLPDSIESETISHAQSILLVDDSIVLRDRLALAFQERGFRVAVASCFDEAVLAFQTEPTDLAVLDLRMPGKPGLVLLQELKRLSPETQFLILSGFGSIATAIDAIRLGAANFLPKPADADDILTAFARGGTEVHVSKAEEEIPVPTLAQAEWEHIHRILADCGGNISEAARRLGIHRRSLQRKLRKRAP from the coding sequence GTGGCCGAAGCAACGCAGGCAACTCGATTGATCAAAGACCGATTGCCTGACTCGATCGAGAGTGAAACTATTTCACATGCTCAGAGCATCCTGTTGGTCGACGACAGCATCGTGCTAAGAGATCGACTGGCACTTGCCTTTCAAGAGCGTGGATTTCGAGTCGCTGTGGCGAGTTGCTTTGACGAAGCGGTGTTGGCCTTCCAAACAGAACCTACCGATTTAGCGGTTCTCGACTTGCGGATGCCTGGCAAACCAGGCTTGGTCCTGCTCCAAGAATTGAAACGGCTTAGCCCCGAAACCCAATTCTTAATCCTCTCGGGATTTGGCTCCATTGCGACGGCCATCGATGCCATTCGTTTGGGAGCTGCCAATTTTCTTCCCAAACCAGCCGATGCAGATGACATTCTGACTGCGTTTGCCCGTGGCGGAACTGAAGTCCATGTTTCTAAGGCGGAAGAAGAAATCCCGGTCCCCACGCTCGCTCAAGCGGAATGGGAACATATCCACCGCATCCTAGCGGATTGCGGCGGCAATATCTCCGAAGCAGCCAGACGCCTGGGTATTCACCGACGCTCTCTGCAACGCAAACTGCGCAAGCGTGCCCCCTAG
- a CDS encoding PIG-L family deacetylase, protein MNENDELQLDVIAVGAHPDDIEIACGGTLAKLATQGYRVGIIDLTNGEPTPRCDDPAIRLAEADAAAKTLGIAMRKVLTLPNRRLFDSFEARVALATEFRRYRPQIVIGFGNKTPMASPDHYQAMLITDAAIFYSRLTKWDEHFAGLPVHIIPVHLNFHLGLEPTQVAEHGSHITVDISEQLETKIASVLCYQTQFPPEKHRTLDRVRHIAGHAGAAAGFEAGEVFATTRALGCQDLVKTVLPTA, encoded by the coding sequence ATGAACGAGAATGATGAGTTGCAACTCGATGTTATTGCTGTCGGAGCTCATCCGGATGATATCGAGATCGCGTGCGGCGGCACACTGGCAAAACTTGCGACCCAAGGCTATCGGGTGGGCATCATCGATTTGACCAACGGAGAACCGACACCTCGCTGCGATGATCCGGCCATCCGCCTGGCCGAGGCCGATGCGGCGGCGAAGACGTTGGGAATTGCAATGCGCAAGGTGTTGACCTTGCCCAATCGCCGCTTATTCGACAGCTTCGAGGCGCGCGTTGCGTTGGCCACGGAGTTTCGGAGGTACCGCCCGCAGATTGTCATCGGCTTCGGCAACAAGACCCCCATGGCCTCCCCAGATCATTACCAGGCGATGCTCATCACCGATGCGGCGATCTTCTACTCGCGGCTGACTAAATGGGACGAACATTTCGCAGGCTTGCCCGTTCATATCATTCCTGTCCACCTAAATTTCCACTTAGGGCTGGAGCCCACTCAGGTAGCTGAGCACGGTAGTCATATTACGGTCGACATTTCCGAACAATTGGAAACTAAGATTGCGTCGGTGCTGTGTTACCAGACGCAGTTCCCGCCGGAAAAACATCGCACGCTCGACCGAGTCCGCCACATCGCGGGTCATGCTGGGGCCGCGGCTGGCTTTGAAGCCGGGGAAGTCTTCGCAACAACTCGCGCACTGGGTTGCCAAGATTTGGTCAAAACCGTGCTACCTACTGCATAG
- a CDS encoding sensor histidine kinase, which translates to MGLSPLIRPHVHAHPTLDTAIWYLHLRWVAVAGQLLTMLAVAWGLKIQLPNWELLGLIGITAISNVAYAFWLSHLHRGGLEYGERLPTDQVVSSLMLVDILVLSGMLYHSAGLANPFALFYFVNVAVAGAILTPAWAWGIWGATVACVTLLLIHTLPLAELSNVNQLAASDPTAPIWTIPKLGFLVSFATCSGVITYFITILTGELRQREQALQEAEGARVRNRQLEALATLAAGAGHELANPLSTIAVVAKELSRALEKQNAPEAVLTDVALIRSELDRCRQILDRMTSTAGEAAGEQLQSVTIDTFLCETTVGLREPGRVQIKIDEQVKTLTNLLPVQAAAQAVRNVIQNALDASQPGAEVAVSATRHQSHWKILVVDRGDGMPADVMARIGEPFFTTKEPGRGMGLGLYLTQNVLRRLNGSLDFESKPGHGTTATVILPTQRN; encoded by the coding sequence ATGGGCCTGTCGCCTCTGATTCGACCTCACGTCCATGCGCACCCAACGCTGGATACCGCCATTTGGTACCTCCATCTGCGTTGGGTGGCTGTAGCCGGCCAACTTCTGACCATGCTGGCCGTAGCCTGGGGATTGAAGATCCAGCTCCCCAATTGGGAATTGCTGGGTCTGATCGGAATCACGGCGATCTCCAACGTGGCCTATGCCTTCTGGTTATCCCACCTGCATCGCGGGGGCCTCGAATACGGAGAACGCCTCCCGACCGATCAAGTCGTATCGAGTCTGATGTTGGTAGACATCCTGGTCTTGTCGGGGATGCTCTACCATTCCGCCGGCTTAGCCAACCCCTTCGCCTTGTTCTATTTCGTCAACGTCGCAGTCGCCGGGGCCATACTCACCCCGGCCTGGGCCTGGGGGATTTGGGGAGCAACCGTGGCTTGCGTCACGCTGCTTCTCATTCACACCCTGCCCCTCGCTGAACTCTCCAATGTCAACCAACTAGCGGCCTCCGACCCTACGGCCCCTATCTGGACGATTCCCAAGCTCGGTTTCCTCGTCTCCTTTGCAACCTGCTCCGGTGTCATTACCTATTTCATTACCATCCTGACCGGTGAGCTGCGGCAGCGAGAGCAAGCCTTGCAAGAGGCCGAAGGTGCTCGCGTGCGCAATCGCCAGCTGGAGGCTCTCGCCACCCTGGCAGCTGGTGCAGGCCATGAGCTGGCGAATCCACTGAGTACCATCGCAGTGGTGGCCAAAGAGCTGAGTCGCGCACTGGAAAAACAGAACGCGCCGGAAGCGGTCTTGACCGATGTAGCCCTCATCCGCTCGGAACTCGATCGTTGCCGCCAAATCTTGGACCGCATGACCAGTACTGCAGGCGAAGCGGCCGGAGAGCAACTGCAATCTGTAACCATCGACACCTTTCTCTGCGAAACGACCGTTGGCTTGCGCGAGCCGGGCCGAGTCCAAATCAAGATCGATGAACAGGTAAAGACGCTCACCAACCTGCTTCCGGTCCAGGCAGCCGCTCAGGCGGTGCGAAATGTCATCCAAAACGCACTCGACGCCAGTCAACCGGGAGCCGAGGTGGCTGTTTCGGCGACCCGACATCAGTCCCACTGGAAGATCCTCGTCGTAGACCGCGGAGACGGCATGCCCGCAGATGTCATGGCCCGAATTGGAGAGCCGTTCTTCACCACAAAGGAACCAGGGCGGGGAATGGGACTTGGGCTCTATTTGACCCAGAATGTCTTACGACGGCTCAATGGCTCGCTGGACTTTGAGAGCAAACCTGGACACGGAACCACCGCCACCGTTATTTTGCCGACCCAACGAAATTAG